Genomic segment of Gilliamella apis:
GCAGCCCTTGAGACAGCAAACTGAAACAAGAAATTGTGAAGTAAATTAAAAAGCTGTCAGCTCTTTAAAAAGAAGAAACAGACAATCTGTGTGGGCACTTGCGAGACGAAAAATTAAAAGTCTACGGACTAAAAAAATTAAGTCTTGATAAGTGACACTGAAGATTCATTTGAATAATGTCAGAGACAGTTATTGAGCATCAAACTTTAAATTGAAGAGTTTGATCATGGCTCAGATTGAACGCTGGCGGCAGGCTTAACACATGCAAGTCGAACGGTAACATGAGTGCTTGCACTTGATGACGAGTGGCGGACGGGTGAGTAAAGTATGGGGATCTGCCGAATGGAGGGGGACAACAGTTGGAAACGACTGCTAATACCGCATAACGTTGAGAGACCAAAGCATGGGACCTTCGGGCCATGCGCCATTTGATGAACCCATATGGGATTAGCTAGTTGGTAGGGTAAAGGCTTACCAAGGCGACGATCTCTAGCTGGTCTGAGAGGATGACCAGCCACACTGGAACTGAGACACGGTCCAGACTCCTACGGGAGGCAGCAGTGGGGAATATTGCACAATGGGGGAAACCCTGATGCAGCCATGCCGCGTGTATGAAGAAGGCCTTCGGGTTGTAAAGTACTTTCGGTAATGAGGAAGGTGATGTATCTAATAGGTGCATCAATTGACGTTAATTACAGAAGAAGCACCGGCTAACTCCGTGCCAGCAGCCGCGGTAATACGGAGGGTGCGAGCGTTAATCGGAATGACTGGGCGTAAAGGGCATGTAGGCGGATAATTAAGTTAGGTGTGAAAGCCCTGGGCTCAACCTAGGAATTGCACTTAAAACTGGTTAACTAGAGTATTGTAGAGGAAGGTAGAATTCCACGTGTAGCGGTGAAATGCGTAGAGATGTGGAGGAATACCGGTGGCGAAGGCGGCCTTCTGGACAGATACTGACGCTGAGATGCGAAAGCGTGGGGAGCAAACAGGATTAGATACCCTGGTAGTCCACGCTGTAAACGATGTCGATTTGGAGTTTGTTGCCTAGAGTGATGGGCTCCGAAGCTAACGCGATAAATCGACCGCCTGGGGAGTACGGCCGCAAGGTTAAAACTCAAATGAATTGACGGGGGCCCGCACAAGCGGTGGAGCATGTGGTTTAATTCGATGCAACGCGAAGAACCTTACCTGGTCTTGACATCCACAGAATCTTGCAGAGATGCGAGAGTGCCTTCGGGAACTGTGAGACAGGTGCTGCATGGCTGTCGTCAGCTCGTGTTGTGAAATGTTGGGTTAAGTCCCGCAACGAGCGCAACCCTTATCCTTTGTTGCCAGCGATTAGGTCGGGAACTCAAAGGAGACTGCCGTTGATAAAGCGGAGGAAGGTGGGGACGACGTCAAGTCATCATGGCCCTTACGACCAGGGCTACACACGTGCTACAATGGCGTATACAAAGGGAGGCGACCTCGCGAGAGCAAGCGGACCTCATAAAGTACGTCTAAGTCCGGATTGGAGTCTGCAACTCGACTCCATGAAGTCGGAATCGCTAGTAATCGTGAATCAGAATGTCACGGTGAATACGTTCCCGGGCCTTGTACACACCGCCCGTCACACCATGGGAGTGGGTTGCACCAGAAGTAGATAGCTTAACCGCAAGGGGGGCGTTTACCACGGTGTGGTCCATGACTGGGGTGAAGTCGTAACAAGGTAACCGTAGGGGAACCTGCGGTTGGATCACCTCCTTACGAAGCGCTCGTAAGTGTTCACACAGATTGTTTGTTTGTCGAAAAATAGTTAAGTCCCCTTCGTCTAGAGGCCTAGGACATCGCCCTTTCACGGCGGTAACAGGGGTTCGAATCCCCTAGGGGACGCCATTAAATGTGATGAAGCTATTTTTAAAAAAAATTATGTTTGTATTTATTTGATATTCGAATGAATAGAAAGATAAAGCTCTTTAACAATTAGGAACAAGCTGAAAGAAACGAGTTCTCGTTTTTATGGCAAGCTGATATATGAAAATATGTTAGATTGAGATAAGAAAGAGAAAAAAGCGTAATTAAAACCAAGACAACTGTGAGTTGTAAGGTTAAGAAATTAAGCGTACACGGTGGATGCCTAGGCAATCAGAGGCGATGAAGGACGTGTTAATCTGCGAAAAGCAACGGTAAGCCGATAAAAGGCGCTATAGCCGTTGATGTCCGAATGGGGAAACCCAGTGTAGGTGACTACACTATCATCTGATGAATACATAGTCAGATGAGGCGAACCGGGAGAACTGAAACATCTAAGTACCCCGAGGAAAAGAAATCAACCGAGATTCCCTAAGTAGCGGCGAGCGAAAGGGGAGTAGCCCAAGCGGGTAGCATAATGTGTTAGTGGAAGCGTCTGGAAAGTCGCACGATAGAGGGTGAAAGTCCCGTACACGAAGATGCGTTATGTGGAAGCTTATAGAGTAGGGCGGGACACGTGATATCCTGTCTGAAGATGGGGGGACCATCCTCCAAGGCTAAATACTCCTGATTGACCGATAGTGAACCAGTACCGTGAGGGAAAGGCGAAAAGAACCCCGGGAGGGGAGTGAAATAGACCCTGAAACCGTGTACGTACAATCAGTGGGAGCTTTACCATTAGGTAATAGTGACTGCGTACCTTTTGTATAATGGGTCAGCGACTTATATTCTGTAGCGAGGTTAACCGAATAGGGGAGCCGAAGGGAAACCGAGTATTAACTGTGCGTTAAGTTGCAGGGTATAGACCCGAAACCCGGTGATCTAGCCATGGGCAGGTTGAAGGTTGGTTAACACTAACTGGAGGACCGAACCGACTAATGTTGAAAAATTAGCGGATGACCTGTGGCTGGGGGTGAAAGGCCAATCAAACCGGGAGATAGCTGGTTCTCCCCGAAAGCTATTTAGGTAGCGCCTCATGAGTAACTGTTGGGGGTAGAGCACTGTTTCGGCTAGGGGGCCATCCCGGCTTACCAACCCGATGCAAACTCCGAATACTGACAAGTTTAATCATGGGAGACACACGGCGGGTGCTAACGTTCGTCGTGAAGAGGGAAACAACCCAGACCGCCAGCTAAGGTCCCAAAGTCATAGTTAAGTGGGAAACGAAGTGGGAAGGCTTAGACAGCTAGGATGTTGGCTTAGAAGCAGCCATCATTTAAAGAAAGCGTAATAGCTCACTAGTCGAGTCGGCCTGCGCGGAAGATGTAACGGGGCTAAAACTATGCACCGAAGCTGCGGCAGCGTATTTAGATACGTTGGGTAGGGGAGCGTTCTGTAAGCCGTAGAAGGTGTATTGTGAGGTATGCTGGAGGTATCAGAAGTGCGAATGCTGACATAAGTAACGATAAAGCGGGTGAAAAGCCCGCTCGCCGGAAGACCAAGGGTTCCTGTCCAACGTTAATCGGGGCAGGGTGAGTCGACCCCTAAGGAGAGGCCGAAGGGCGTATCTGATGGGAAACGGGTTAATATTCCCGTACTGGCTATAACTGCGATGGGGGGACGAAGAAGGCTAGGTTTACCACCTATTGGATGGTGGGTTAAGCGTGTAGGGGTGTGATTAGGCAAATCCGGTCACTGATACTCTGAGGCGTGATGACGAGGCACTAAGGTGCTGAAGTAATTGATGCCCTGCTTCCAGGAAAATCCTCTAAGCTTCAGGTTATAGTTAATCGTACCCGAAACCGACACAGGTGGTCAGGTAGAGAATACTAAGGCGCTTGAGAGAACTCGGGTGAAGGAACTAGGCAAAATGGTGCCGTAACTTCGGGAGAAGGCACGCTGATGGTAATTGAAGTCCCATGCGGATGGAGGTGAAATCAGTCGAAGATACCAGCTGGCTGCAACTGTTTAATAAAAACACAGCACTGTGCAAACACGAAAGTGGACGTATACGGTGTGACGCCTGCCCGGTGCTGGAAGGTTAATTGATGGGGTTATGCGTAAGCAGAAGCTCTTGATCGAAGCCCCAGTAAACGGCGGCCGTAACTATAACGGTCCTAAGGTAGCGAAATTCCTTGTCGGGTAAGTTCCGACCTGCACGAATGGCGTAATGATGGCCAGGCTGTCTCCACCCGAGACTCAGTGAAATTGAAATTGCCGTGAAGATGCGGTGTACCCGTGGCAAGACGGAAAGACCCCGTGAACCTTTACTATAGCTTGACAGTGAACATTGAGCCTTAATGTGTAGGATAGGTGGGAGACTAAGAAGTGTGTACGCCAGTATGCATGGAGTCGACCTTGAAATACCACCCTTTAATGTTTGATGTTCTAACCTATACTTCTGAATCGAGGTAAGGGACACTGTCTGGTGGGTAGTTTGACTGGGGCGGTCTCCTCCCAAAGAGTAACGGAGGAGCACGAAGGTTAGCTAATCCTGGTCGGACATCAGGAGGTTAGTGCAATGGCAAAAGCTAGCTTGACTGCGAGAGTGACGGCTCGAGCAGGTACGAAAGTAGGTCATAGTGATCCGGTGGTTCTGAATGGAAGGGCCATCGCTCAACGGATAAAAGGTACTCCGGGGATAACAGGCTGATACCGCCCAAGAGTTCATATCGACGGCGGTGTTTGGCACCTCGATGTCGGCTCATCACATCCTGGGGCTGAAGTAGGTCCCAAGGGTACGGCTGTTCGCCGTTTAAAGTGGTACGCGAGCTGGGTTTAGAACGTCGTGAGACAGTTCGGTCCCTATCTGCCATGGGCGTAGGAAAATTGAGAGGGTTTGCTTCTAGTACGAGAGGACCGAAGTGAACGCACCGCTGGTGTTCGGGTTGTGATGCCAATTGCATTGCCCGGTAGCTACGTGCGGAATAGATAAGTGCTGAAAGCATCTAAGTACGAAACTAGCCTCGAGATGAGTTTTCCCTGATGAGAATCAGTAAGGTCCGTTTGAGACTAAGACGTAGATAGGTCAGGTGTGTAAGTGTAGTGATACATTGAGCTAACTGATACTAATGAACCGAGAGTCTTAACCTTACAACTCGGAGTTGTTTTGGGTACGCGAAGATAGATTAATAGATAATCGAACAGTTTGTTCCGGATTGATGGATTGTTGTGGATATGAGATAATGCACAGCAATAGAGATAAGAGAAGACAGAATATGTCTGGCGGTAATAGCGCGGTGGTCCCACCTGACCCCATGCCGAACTCAGAAGTGAAACGCCGTAGTGCCGATGGTAGTGTGGGTATTACCCATGTGAGAGTAGGGTGCCGCCAGACTTTTAAATATACGAGCCCAGCAGCGATGCTGGGCTTTTTTGCATTCTAGGATTAATAAATTGTCGCCAATCAGGCGTTGTGAAAAAGTAAAATATCCACATCAATCCTATAAAAACCATCATGGCTAAAAAATTCTTAGTATAAGTTGATGTGATAATACTATTGTAGATAGTCAAATAATTTCTATACAACGCCCAACGCTTATCACAAAAATATAACGTTATATTTCTTTTACATATCATACATAATCTTAAATACTTCTTATCGGCATCATTATTTTTGTTATATGAATGGTATACAGTTCTTTACTATTAAAAAAAAATATTTTTTACTAATACAATATTGGTATTTGATGGAAATACATATAACATATTCATCAGTGATGATAAGGAATTTATATGGATTTATTGCAATTACGCCAGCAATATAAAAGTGGTAAACGGTATAAATATATATACTTTTGGGGACATGTAGAAAAGCAACCTTCTATCATAACAAAGAGTTGTTTTAGCCAATGGTATCCAAGTCGTTTTGAAGTTGATAATATTTACTATCCAACTGCAGAACATTATATGATGGCTGAGAAAGCAAGATTATTCGGTGATGAGCAAATATTATCAAAAATACTTACTGCTAATTCTCCTGGATTAGCAAAGGCATTAGGGCGTCAAGTAAAAGGATTCATACCGGATATTTGGGATGAACACTGCTTTAATATTGTCATAAATGGTAATTATGCTAAGTTTTCACAGAATCCAAAGTTGACGGATTTTATATTATCAACCAAACAAAGAATATTAGTAGAAGCAAGTCCAGTTGATAAAATATGGGGCATAGGATTGTCTCAGGATGATCCTAATATTGATAATCCGCTAATGTGGTGTGGAAAAAATTTGCTTGGATTTGCTTTAATGAATGTTCGCCAACAATTACAAGAAAAATAATGAATTATTTAAACGAATCTTGTTGGATAAGAAGCAATATTCAGCTATTAAATATTGCTTCTTGATTTATTAACCTAATAATAAGGCATCGTCAGTTACTTTTTCACCACGGGTTTTTTCAAACATATCTAATAAATCTGTGACTGTTAGCTTATCTCGTTGTTCTCCTGACACATCAAGTACTACTTGTCCTTGATGTAGCATCACTGTTCTTGTGCCATATTCTAATGCTTGTTTCATTGAATGAGTCACCATCATAGTGGTTAATTGGTTTTTCTGAACAATTTCATTAGTCAGCTCCAAAACAAATTGTGCTGTTTTGGGATCGAGAGCTGCGGTATGTTCATCAAGTAATAATATCTTGGATGGTTGTAATGTTGACATGAGTAGGCTAACTGCTTGTCTTTGTCCACCAGAAAGCAAGCCCATCATATCTGATAGTCTATTTTCTAAACCTAAATTTAGCGTTGCTAGTTTCTCTTTAAATAGAGCACGCAGTCTACGATTTAAAGCTGGTCGTAAAGTAAAATTATTACCACGGTTGTAAGCGATAGCTAAATTTTCTTCTATGGTTAGGTTTTCACACGTTCCGACCATTGGATCTTGGAATACTCGTGCCACCATTCCAGCTCTTTTCCAAGCTGGCCAGCGTGTAACACTTTTATTATTGATGATAATATGGCCAGAATCAACAATCAGATCACCACTAATGACATTAAGTAATGAACTTTTTCCTGCACCATTACTACCAATAATAGTAACAAATTCCCCTTTTTTGATATTGAGATTCAAACCACGTAATACATGATTTTCAATTGGCGTTCCTTTATTAAACGTCAATTGTAATTGTCCTACTTTAATCATGCTTACTTACCTCTTTTTTTAGAATATTTTTTTAGTTGTTTTGGTAATACTAATGCCAATACAACCAATATTGCCGT
This window contains:
- a CDS encoding NADAR family protein, translating into MDLLQLRQQYKSGKRYKYIYFWGHVEKQPSIITKSCFSQWYPSRFEVDNIYYPTAEHYMMAEKARLFGDEQILSKILTANSPGLAKALGRQVKGFIPDIWDEHCFNIVINGNYAKFSQNPKLTDFILSTKQRILVEASPVDKIWGIGLSQDDPNIDNPLMWCGKNLLGFALMNVRQQLQEK
- a CDS encoding ABC transporter ATP-binding protein encodes the protein MIKVGQLQLTFNKGTPIENHVLRGLNLNIKKGEFVTIIGSNGAGKSSLLNVISGDLIVDSGHIIINNKSVTRWPAWKRAGMVARVFQDPMVGTCENLTIEENLAIAYNRGNNFTLRPALNRRLRALFKEKLATLNLGLENRLSDMMGLLSGGQRQAVSLLMSTLQPSKILLLDEHTAALDPKTAQFVLELTNEIVQKNQLTTMMVTHSMKQALEYGTRTVMLHQGQVVLDVSGEQRDKLTVTDLLDMFEKTRGEKVTDDALLLG